In a single window of the Anaerocolumna cellulosilytica genome:
- a CDS encoding beta-glucoside-specific PTS transporter subunit IIABC, which yields MNYSQLAADILKYVGGQGNVISVTNCMTRLRFQLKDTKKANVDLIKNLKGVQGAVTKNGQFQIIIGTDVGNVCEEIKKLGNFDDSASSAEEGEKTGIINTFFGTLTAIFTPIIPALAGSGMIKALLALCVALGVITNDTNTYKVFFAFADAIFSFMPFILAISAAKRFKCSPYIAVVLAGVLLHTSFTGIEAQEFIVNIFNGNTLTLKYFTILGFLPILAISYGGSVIPILLIVWVQSKIEPIANKFSPNAVKVFLAPLVTIIITGLVGLFIAGPLGNMIGQILAIGFNLLNDYAGWVIPFLMGTFTPFFIMTGMHYCFAPIQSIQYATLGYGTILGPGMLSSNIAQGTASIVVGLKSKNKELKQLGLSAGFTGLMGITEPALYGVTLKYKKPLYAAMIGGGCAGLYAGITGIHTFSSTTAGLLALPVYIGGDSIMNLVNACITIAISMVVTAIATLILGFKDPVAVPEASNQEVQPLMKQKIVAGAPITGKPVALSEVKDEGFSQGVLGKGMAILPAEGKVYAPLNAIVTTIFDTKHAIGLTSEEGMELLIHVGIDTVELGGKYFNVKVNQGDKVKKGQLLLEFDIDGIKSAGYDTTTPIIVSNSDDYLDILGTDKSAVTKEEVFLTIIP from the coding sequence ATGAATTATAGTCAATTAGCCGCAGATATTCTAAAATATGTAGGCGGACAGGGAAATGTTATCAGTGTTACCAATTGCATGACACGACTGCGCTTTCAATTAAAAGACACAAAGAAAGCCAATGTAGATTTGATTAAGAACCTTAAGGGGGTTCAGGGAGCTGTTACAAAGAATGGGCAATTTCAGATAATCATTGGAACTGATGTAGGAAATGTTTGTGAAGAAATTAAAAAGTTAGGTAATTTTGATGACAGTGCTTCATCAGCCGAAGAAGGTGAAAAAACAGGGATTATTAACACTTTCTTTGGAACGCTAACGGCTATTTTTACACCGATTATTCCTGCCTTGGCCGGTTCTGGTATGATTAAAGCACTCTTAGCCTTATGTGTTGCCCTGGGTGTAATCACAAATGATACCAATACGTACAAAGTATTTTTTGCATTTGCTGATGCTATCTTTTCCTTCATGCCGTTTATCCTTGCAATCTCAGCAGCAAAACGTTTTAAATGCTCACCATATATTGCAGTAGTTTTAGCAGGAGTCTTACTGCATACTAGCTTTACAGGGATAGAAGCTCAAGAATTCATAGTAAATATATTTAATGGTAATACCTTAACTTTGAAATATTTTACTATCCTTGGTTTTCTTCCGATTTTAGCGATTTCCTACGGTGGAAGCGTTATTCCGATTCTGTTGATTGTCTGGGTACAATCAAAGATTGAACCAATAGCAAATAAATTTTCACCAAACGCAGTTAAAGTATTCTTGGCACCACTGGTTACTATTATTATAACAGGACTTGTGGGATTGTTTATTGCAGGACCTTTAGGAAATATGATTGGTCAGATTTTAGCGATTGGATTTAACCTTTTAAATGACTATGCAGGATGGGTAATTCCTTTCCTTATGGGTACATTTACACCTTTTTTCATTATGACCGGCATGCATTATTGCTTCGCTCCGATTCAGTCAATTCAGTATGCGACCTTAGGTTACGGCACCATCTTAGGACCGGGTATGTTGTCCTCTAATATTGCACAGGGTACAGCTTCCATTGTAGTCGGTTTAAAATCTAAAAATAAAGAATTAAAACAATTGGGTCTTTCTGCTGGTTTTACCGGTTTAATGGGTATTACCGAGCCTGCATTATATGGTGTTACCTTAAAATATAAAAAGCCTCTTTATGCAGCCATGATTGGTGGTGGCTGTGCAGGTCTTTATGCAGGTATAACAGGAATTCATACTTTTTCCTCAACAACGGCAGGACTTTTAGCATTACCGGTATACATCGGGGGTGACAGCATTATGAACCTTGTTAATGCATGTATTACCATTGCAATTTCTATGGTTGTAACAGCAATCGCAACTCTGATACTTGGGTTTAAGGATCCGGTGGCAGTACCGGAGGCTTCTAATCAAGAAGTACAGCCCCTTATGAAACAAAAGATTGTTGCTGGAGCTCCCATTACCGGAAAGCCCGTTGCTTTATCAGAAGTAAAAGACGAAGGTTTTTCTCAGGGAGTACTTGGAAAAGGCATGGCAATTCTTCCCGCAGAAGGGAAGGTTTATGCGCCTTTAAATGCAATAGTAACCACTATTTTTGATACAAAGCATGCGATAGGACTTACCAGTGAAGAAGGCATGGAACTACTAATTCATGTAGGAATAGATACGGTGGAATTAGGCGGTAAATATTTTAATGTGAAAGTAAATCAGGGAGATAAGGTAAAAAAAGGACAATTACTGCTTGAATTTGATATAGATGGAATTAAAAGTGCCGGTTATGACACCACAACACCTATTATTGTAAGTAATTCGGATGACTATCTTGATATACTTGGTACCGACAAGTCTGCGGTAACAAAAGAGGAGGTATTTTTAACCATTATACCTTAA
- the licT gene encoding BglG family transcription antiterminator LicT has translation MKIVRILNNNSIVAKDENQQEFVLLGAGLGFNKVRGDVVDEAKIEKKFAPTDGKIANQFMELVNNISMDCILYSQQVIEEAKINYGKKLADTIYISLPDHIANALENAKKGMLIRNPLLHDIKRFYKDEYAIGEAALRVIKEKTGVILPTDEAAYIALHFVNAEIGETKDTAIEITKIMQEISNIVKNFFKVEYNEESLNYYRYITHLKFFAQRIITRTNYPDGDDDLLNLVIKKHSREYECVLEITDFLEEKFGYSISSDERLYLTVHIARVVNAM, from the coding sequence ATGAAAATAGTTCGCATTCTAAATAACAATTCAATCGTAGCTAAGGATGAAAATCAGCAAGAGTTTGTTCTATTAGGGGCGGGGTTAGGATTTAACAAAGTAAGGGGAGATGTGGTTGACGAAGCAAAAATTGAAAAGAAATTCGCACCTACGGATGGTAAGATAGCGAATCAATTTATGGAGCTGGTTAATAATATTTCCATGGATTGCATTCTATATTCTCAGCAAGTTATTGAAGAAGCTAAGATTAATTATGGTAAGAAACTGGCAGATACTATCTATATATCATTACCGGATCATATAGCCAATGCTTTGGAGAATGCAAAGAAGGGTATGCTTATTAGAAATCCTTTACTGCATGATATTAAACGGTTTTATAAAGATGAATATGCCATTGGGGAAGCTGCCTTGCGGGTAATAAAAGAGAAGACAGGAGTTATCTTGCCGACAGATGAAGCTGCATATATTGCTTTGCATTTTGTCAATGCAGAAATAGGAGAGACAAAAGATACGGCAATTGAAATAACAAAAATTATGCAGGAGATTTCAAACATTGTTAAAAACTTTTTTAAGGTAGAGTATAATGAAGAATCCTTGAATTATTACCGTTATATAACGCATCTAAAGTTTTTTGCCCAAAGAATTATTACCCGTACAAATTACCCCGACGGTGATGATGATTTATTGAATCTTGTAATTAAAAAGCACAGCAGGGAGTATGAATGTGTTCTTGAGATAACAGATTTTTTAGAAGAAAAATTTGGGTACTCCATCAGTTCGGATGAGCGTTTATACCTAACGGTGCATATTGCCAGAGTAGTAAATGCTATGTAG
- a CDS encoding glycoside hydrolase family 1 protein: MSFPTGFLWGGAIAANQCEGAYLEDGKGLSIQDVMPKGVVGPVTEEPTPDNLKLIGIDFYHRYREDIKLFAEMGFKVLRLSIAWSRIFPKGDEEVPNEAGLIFYDKVFDTCLSYGIEPLVTLSHYETPLYLAKQYDGFLNRKVIDFFIRYCETVFHRYKNKVKYWITFNEINAVRHFPLMGAGIFTPKEKLRAQDIYQTAHHEFVASAMAVKFLHEIIPDAKMGCMVLGALNYPMTPHPQDMIAMMERDRDCMFFADVQARGYYPLYIKKLWEKEGVHVVMEPGDEEVLRNTVDFISFSYYMSKCTAADTSIYEKGKGNLTSGVRNPYLKESEWGWQIDPAGLRYTLNYFYDRYQKPLFVAENGLGAIDELMQLPDLTFTVLDDYRITYLRDHLSEVENAIEDGVDVMGYAAWGCIDLVSASTAQMKKRYGFIYVDRNEDGTGSLARYKKKSFDWYQQVIKTNGGSLKSEL; encoded by the coding sequence ATGAGTTTTCCAACGGGTTTTTTATGGGGGGGTGCTATTGCAGCTAATCAATGTGAAGGTGCATATCTTGAAGACGGAAAAGGATTGTCCATCCAAGACGTAATGCCAAAAGGAGTGGTGGGACCAGTTACAGAAGAACCAACACCAGATAATTTAAAGCTGATAGGTATAGATTTTTATCACCGTTACAGGGAAGATATTAAACTTTTTGCGGAAATGGGTTTTAAGGTGTTAAGATTGTCAATCGCCTGGAGTCGTATCTTTCCCAAGGGAGATGAGGAAGTACCCAATGAAGCTGGACTTATCTTTTATGACAAGGTATTCGATACTTGCCTTTCTTATGGGATTGAACCTTTAGTAACCCTTTCACATTATGAAACACCATTGTATCTGGCGAAGCAGTATGACGGGTTTTTGAACCGCAAGGTGATTGATTTCTTTATCAGATATTGTGAAACGGTATTTCATAGATATAAAAATAAGGTGAAGTACTGGATAACCTTTAATGAAATCAATGCTGTCCGCCATTTTCCGCTTATGGGAGCAGGAATATTTACACCAAAGGAAAAATTAAGAGCACAGGATATTTACCAGACTGCCCATCATGAGTTTGTTGCCAGTGCCATGGCAGTTAAATTTCTTCACGAAATTATACCGGATGCAAAGATGGGATGTATGGTGCTTGGCGCCCTAAATTATCCTATGACACCACATCCACAAGATATGATTGCAATGATGGAACGGGATAGAGATTGTATGTTTTTTGCAGACGTACAGGCAAGAGGATATTATCCTTTATATATTAAAAAGCTTTGGGAAAAGGAAGGTGTTCATGTGGTTATGGAGCCGGGGGACGAAGAGGTTCTTCGTAACACGGTCGACTTTATATCCTTTAGCTACTACATGAGCAAATGCACCGCAGCAGACACTTCAATTTATGAAAAAGGAAAGGGGAATTTAACCTCCGGTGTCAGAAACCCTTATCTAAAAGAAAGTGAGTGGGGATGGCAGATTGATCCAGCCGGATTAAGGTATACGCTTAATTATTTCTATGACAGGTATCAAAAACCGCTGTTTGTGGCGGAAAATGGGCTGGGTGCCATTGACGAATTAATGCAGCTGCCAGATTTAACTTTCACCGTTTTGGATGACTACCGAATTACATATTTAAGAGACCATCTGTCAGAAGTAGAGAATGCCATTGAAGATGGAGTAGATGTAATGGGATATGCTGCCTGGGGATGTATTGATTTAGTTAGTGCGTCTACGGCACAGATGAAGAAACGTTATGGTTTTATTTATGTTGATAGAAATGAGGACGGAACCGGAAGTCTTGCACGCTATAAGAAAAAAAGTTTTGATTGGTATCAGCAGGTAATAAAAACCAATGGCGGAAGTCTAAAAAGTGAGCTTTAA